From Heptranchias perlo isolate sHepPer1 unplaced genomic scaffold, sHepPer1.hap1 HAP1_SCAFFOLD_54, whole genome shotgun sequence, one genomic window encodes:
- the LOC137315181 gene encoding atypical chemokine receptor 3-like, with protein sequence MAVADFLVVIADPILNRINALHLPWSFLDMTPVCTLLIFLSNAATMVSVWFTVAFTFDRFVAICCENLKTKYCTEKTTAVVLGTVSVLGCLESLPWYFTLKPRYVIDNVPWFCEIKQSFRESTAWAAFEMFHLILTPFIPFCLILLFNVLTVRRILVSSRVRRGLWIRSNGENHKDEEMGNRKKSIILLFSVSVSFILLWVTQVIFYIYLRITDIQFHYSYTDPGYITEHTAKMLQLLSSCTNTCIYVLTQTKFREELKNAVKYPLNLIVQLVKSQEELKGFKHWN encoded by the coding sequence atggcagtcgcCGATTTCCTGGTCGTTATTGCTGATCCAATATTGAATCGGATTAATGCGCTTCATCTCCcatggtcattcctggacatGACTCCCGTGTGTACTTTACTTATCTTCTTGAGTAATGCAGCCACGATGGTTTCTGTTTGGTTCACAgttgctttcacctttgatcgatttgtggccatttgttgtgagaatctgaaaactaaatattgtacTGAGAAAAcgacggctgtggttctgggaacagtgagtgtgctgggctgtttagagagtctcccctggtactttacacttaAACCTCGATatgtaattgataatgttccctggttttgtgagatTAAACAGAGCTTCCGTGAATCCACCGCATGGGctgcatttgagatgtttcacctaaTCTTAACCCCCTTTATCCCGTTCTGCCTGATATTGcttttcaatgttctgacggtcagacgtattttagtgtccagtcgagtccgcaggggactctggattcgcagcaatggagagaatcacaaggacgaAGAGATGgggaaccgaaagaaatccatcattttactcttcagtgtatcggtcagttttatattgttatgggtaaCACAGGttatattttacatttatctgcgaattaCAGACATTCAGTTTCATTACTCCTATActgaccctggttatatcacagaacacacagcaaagatgttgcagcttctcagttcctgcacaaacacgtgtatttatgtcctgacccaaactaagttcagagaggagctgaagaacgcggtgaaatacccactcaatctaattgttcaaTTAGTGAAATCACaggaagagctgaagggttttaaGCACTGGAACTAA